Proteins found in one Miscanthus floridulus cultivar M001 chromosome 4, ASM1932011v1, whole genome shotgun sequence genomic segment:
- the LOC136550406 gene encoding uncharacterized protein has protein sequence MSDRRRDKEKPRDRDREMDRDIDRHRDRDRDRDRDRDRDRDRDRDRDRRRERERKRSRSRSPSADRDRSHRRRSRSHRGRSSPSPDAGRHKRRREASPATADHHHKEDKKAADSHATPKGGGDPAAAAPAVGDGDVDAEELEMMKMMGIPVGFDSTKGKHVPDADVSGVRVVSKRQPRQYMNRRGGFNRPLPPERNR, from the coding sequence ATGTCCGACCGCCGCCGCGACAAGGAGAagccccgcgaccgcgaccgtGAAATGGACCGCGACATCGACCGCCATCGCGACCGAGATCGCGACCGGGACCGGGACCGGGACCGGGACCGGGACAGGGATCGCGACCGCGATCGCCGCCGCGAGCGCGAGCGGAAGCGCTCCCGGTCCCGGTCTCCGTCGGCAGACCGGGaccgctcccaccgccgccgctcccgcTCGCACCGAGGCCGTTCGTCCCCCTCCCCCGACGCCGGCCGCCACAAGCGCCGCCGCGAGGCGTCCCCTGCCACCGCCGACCACCaccacaaggaggataagaaggcCGCCGACTCTCACGCGACACCCAAGGGCGGAGGGGACCCCGCGGCCGCGGCCCCGGCGGTGGGTGACGGCGACGTGGATGCGGAGGAACtggagatgatgaagatgatgggcaTCCCCGTCGGGTTCGACTCCACCAAGGGAAAGCACGTGCCCGACGCCGACGTTAGCGGGGTGCGTGTCGTCTCCAAGCGCCAGCCGCGCCAGTACATGAACCGCCGCGGCGGATTCAACCGCCCTCTGCCGCCTGAGCGCAACCGCTGA